From the genome of Lotus japonicus ecotype B-129 chromosome 6, LjGifu_v1.2, one region includes:
- the LOC130726644 gene encoding uncharacterized protein LOC130726644, whose amino-acid sequence MSESKSTTMSEGRAHSLPERAKEKIEAILHHHKSSCHHKRETHGLDDSINENTSLDDVRAPNVFERAKEEFEALAQVFHHKKEEPTSDIRDGNQVAESRHKQEIPSSPSSETKTKAENIFVKAKEEIKAMIHHDKSKHHHDKETHGRSDDIDENTPTNEVKGPDVFERVKEEFEAVFQAIHPKKES is encoded by the exons ATGTCGGAATCTAAGTCCACCACCATGTCAG AAGGAAGAGCACATAGTTTGCCTGAAAGAGCAAAGGAAAAAATTGAGGCTATATTGCATCATCACAAGTCTTCATGCCATCATAAAAGGGAAACTCATGGATTGGATGATAGCATTAATGAGAACACCTCATTGGATGATGTTAGGGCTCCCAATGTGTTTGAGCGAGCAAAGGAGGAGTTTGAAGCCCTTGCTCAAGTGTTCCATCACAAGAAAGAGGAACCAACTTCTGATATAAG GGATGGAAATCAAGTGGCTGAGTCAAGACATAAACAAGAAATTCCAAGCTCTCCATCATCAG AAACGAAAACAAAGGCAGAGAACATATTTGTGAAAGCTAAGGAAGAGATCAAAGCCATGATACACCATGATAAGTCAAAACACCATCATGATAAAGAAACTCATGGAAGGAGTGATGATATTGATGAGAATACCCCTACCAATGAAGTAAAGGGTCCGGATGTCTTTGAAAGAGTGAAAGAAGAATTTGAAGCTGTTTTCCAAGCAATACATCCTAAGAAAGAAAGCTGA